From the Pseudomonadales bacterium genome, one window contains:
- the ccmI gene encoding c-type cytochrome biogenesis protein CcmI, with amino-acid sequence MMPLFALAIALLICLALAFILLPLRRATAAQVSEASRQQTNLALHRRRLDDLQQEHRRGEIDDAALAALTLELERDLLVDVDSAEPSSAGTTTPASLWSRHWLVLLVAGLLPLVALLLYGRLGGIDQIELTRLSERLTQTAVESPEFPALQEQLASRLQPTANQLSGWYLLASSALQNGRLDLATDTLQQIARLNGESTDNAPVYAQLAQVAFQQAGQKITPQIEGWIQQALALDPDEPTALGLLGIAAFARSDYQAAIDAWQHALTRTPAGASSDALRSGIGVARERLGLPPEPAVAGRIEVTIEIDPALLPEVSPDSHLLLFARAANGPPMPLAAVRLPVGDWPREVQLDDSMAMQPGLKLSLHPQVEVVARISRSGGAQAMAGDLEGRSGVIEPSRQQGKLKLLINQRR; translated from the coding sequence ATGATGCCGCTGTTTGCCCTGGCCATCGCGCTGCTGATCTGCCTGGCGCTCGCCTTCATCCTGCTGCCACTGCGCCGCGCCACGGCGGCGCAGGTCAGCGAAGCGAGCCGCCAGCAGACCAATCTGGCCCTGCATCGCCGCCGGCTCGATGACCTGCAACAGGAGCATCGCCGCGGCGAGATCGACGACGCTGCGCTGGCGGCGCTGACGCTGGAGCTGGAGCGCGACCTGCTGGTCGACGTCGACAGCGCCGAACCCAGCTCGGCCGGGACGACCACGCCGGCCAGCCTCTGGTCGCGGCACTGGCTGGTGCTGCTGGTCGCCGGCCTGCTGCCGTTGGTTGCGCTGCTGCTCTATGGCCGTCTGGGCGGCATCGACCAGATCGAACTGACCCGGCTGAGCGAGCGGTTGACGCAGACAGCAGTCGAAAGCCCGGAGTTCCCGGCACTGCAGGAGCAGCTCGCCAGCCGGCTGCAACCGACCGCCAATCAGCTCTCCGGCTGGTACCTGCTCGCCAGCTCGGCACTGCAGAACGGCCGGCTCGACCTGGCCACCGACACACTGCAACAGATTGCCCGCCTCAATGGCGAATCGACCGACAACGCACCGGTCTATGCGCAACTGGCGCAGGTCGCCTTCCAGCAGGCCGGGCAGAAGATCACGCCGCAGATCGAGGGCTGGATCCAGCAGGCGCTGGCACTCGATCCCGACGAACCGACCGCACTGGGGCTGCTCGGCATCGCCGCCTTCGCCCGCAGCGACTATCAAGCTGCGATCGACGCCTGGCAGCACGCGCTGACCCGGACGCCAGCCGGCGCCAGCAGCGATGCGCTGCGCAGCGGCATCGGCGTCGCCCGCGAACGGCTGGGGCTGCCGCCCGAACCGGCCGTGGCCGGCCGCATCGAAGTGACCATCGAGATCGATCCGGCACTGCTGCCCGAGGTGTCGCCCGACAGCCACCTGCTGCTCTTCGCCCGTGCCGCCAATGGCCCGCCGATGCCGCTGGCGGCCGTCCGTCTGCCAGTCGGCGACTGGCCGCGCGAGGTGCAACTCGATGACTCGATGGCGATGCAGCCCGGTCTCAAGCTCTCGCTCCATCCGCAGGTCGAGGTGGTGGCACGCATCAGCCGCAGCGGTGGTGCCCAGGCCATGGCCGGCGATCTCGAAGGCCGCTCCGGCGTGATCGAACCGTCCCGGCAGCAGGGCAAGCTCAAGCTGCTGATCAACCAGCGTCGCTGA
- the mtnA gene encoding S-methyl-5-thioribose-1-phosphate isomerase, producing the protein MQPLSCLSLRLEAEGLFLLDQTLLPQQECWHPCRDVATLEQMIKTLQVRGAPMIALCCALLLAWLTEQGVPRAQIADALERLRATRPTAVNLMHAMERLRATLATDDWPQRLIGEAERLFIEDRALCTAMAGHGATLIANGDRILTHCNTGGLATAGIGTAIGVIRHAHELGRNISVWVDETRPLLQGGRLTAWELGRFGIPYRLICDSMAAVLMGSGQVDKVLVGADRIAANGDFANKIGTYGLAVLAHHHQIPFYVVAPHTTVDGHCPNGKVIPIEQRDGAEVRGVRTAHGHLEWSPADAPVFNPAFDVTPAALVTGWVLDSGLYGQADVEQGLFGSMQG; encoded by the coding sequence ATGCAGCCACTCTCCTGCCTCAGCCTGCGGCTCGAAGCCGAGGGACTGTTCCTGCTCGACCAGACGCTGCTGCCGCAGCAGGAGTGCTGGCACCCCTGCCGCGACGTGGCCACGCTGGAGCAGATGATCAAGACATTGCAGGTGCGCGGAGCGCCGATGATCGCACTCTGCTGCGCGCTGCTGCTGGCCTGGCTGACCGAACAGGGCGTGCCGCGCGCGCAGATTGCCGACGCGCTGGAGCGGCTGCGCGCCACCCGACCAACCGCGGTCAATCTGATGCATGCGATGGAGCGGCTGCGCGCCACCCTCGCCACCGATGACTGGCCGCAGCGGCTGATCGGCGAGGCCGAACGGCTCTTCATCGAGGATCGGGCACTCTGCACAGCGATGGCGGGCCACGGCGCGACGCTGATCGCCAACGGTGACCGCATCCTCACCCACTGCAACACCGGCGGGCTGGCCACCGCCGGCATCGGCACCGCGATCGGTGTCATCCGTCACGCTCACGAGCTCGGCCGGAACATCTCGGTCTGGGTCGACGAGACCCGCCCGCTGCTGCAAGGGGGCCGGCTGACCGCCTGGGAACTGGGCCGATTCGGCATCCCCTATCGGCTGATCTGCGACAGCATGGCCGCGGTGCTGATGGGCAGCGGGCAGGTCGACAAGGTGCTGGTCGGCGCCGACCGCATCGCCGCCAATGGCGATTTCGCCAACAAGATCGGCACCTACGGGCTCGCCGTTCTGGCGCACCACCACCAGATTCCGTTCTATGTGGTCGCGCCCCACACCACCGTGGATGGACACTGCCCGAATGGCAAGGTGATTCCGATCGAACAGCGCGATGGCGCCGAGGTGCGCGGCGTGCGCACCGCTCACGGCCATCTGGAATGGAGCCCCGCCGACGCACCGGTGTTCAACCCGGCGTTCGATGTCACGCCGGCGGCACTGGTGACCGGCTGGGTGCTCGACAGCGGCCTTTACGGCCAGGCCGATGTCGAGCAGGGTCTGTTCGGATCAATGCAGGGCTGA
- a CDS encoding PaaI family thioesterase has product MAELPQFSNYNEATARSLIESNNRNMGGLPGFIGMELVEFGPGTLRAKVEVREELLTAFGTMHGGVMAGFIDHVLGVVLYPLMQPGQWAATTEFKLNYLASVSKGTLVADSEVVSLTRTTAVVRALVTNEGRLCCAAQGTLLIREPRK; this is encoded by the coding sequence ATGGCGGAATTACCCCAGTTTTCGAACTACAACGAAGCCACTGCCCGCTCGCTGATCGAGAGCAACAACAGGAACATGGGTGGCCTGCCGGGCTTCATCGGCATGGAGCTGGTCGAGTTCGGACCGGGCACGTTGCGGGCCAAGGTCGAGGTGCGCGAGGAACTGCTGACCGCTTTCGGCACCATGCATGGCGGCGTCATGGCCGGTTTCATCGACCATGTGCTGGGCGTGGTGCTCTATCCGCTGATGCAGCCGGGGCAGTGGGCTGCGACCACCGAGTTCAAGCTGAACTACCTTGCCTCGGTCAGCAAGGGGACGCTGGTGGCCGATTCCGAGGTGGTCTCGCTGACCCGCACCACCGCCGTGGTGCGGGCGCTGGTGACCAACGAAGGACGGCTCTGCTGCGCGGCACAGGGTACGCTGCTGATCCGCGAGCCGCGCAAGTAG
- a CDS encoding MOSC domain-containing protein, with translation MMRVSELYLHPVKSCGGHAVERVELDPQGPRGDRRWMVTDPTGQFLTQRELARMALIQVGVTDSGITLRAPGFDTLTVMTPPQEQASERLVTVWRDQCRALLADAAANQWLSDFLQRPAQLVHLPDSSRRPVDPRYATASDQVSFADGFPLLLIGAASLDELNSRLDQPVSMRRFRPNLVVSGGAAFAEDGWRRLRIGTITFRVAKPCARCAIPGIDPDSGQTTAEPLRTLARFRRRDGVIYFGQNLLHDGPGTLTVGDPVELLE, from the coding sequence ATGATGCGTGTCAGCGAACTCTATCTGCACCCGGTCAAGTCCTGCGGCGGCCACGCCGTGGAGCGCGTTGAGCTCGATCCGCAGGGGCCACGCGGCGACCGCCGCTGGATGGTGACCGACCCGACCGGGCAGTTTCTCACCCAGCGCGAGCTGGCGCGGATGGCGTTGATCCAGGTCGGAGTGACCGACAGCGGCATCACGCTCCGGGCCCCCGGCTTCGACACCCTCACCGTCATGACGCCACCCCAGGAACAGGCCAGCGAACGACTGGTCACCGTCTGGCGCGACCAGTGCCGGGCACTGCTGGCCGATGCGGCCGCCAATCAATGGCTCAGCGATTTTCTGCAACGGCCGGCACAGCTGGTCCACCTGCCCGACAGCAGCCGGCGGCCGGTCGATCCACGCTACGCCACCGCCAGCGATCAGGTCAGCTTCGCCGATGGTTTTCCGCTGCTGCTGATCGGCGCCGCCTCACTCGACGAACTCAACAGCCGTCTCGATCAGCCGGTGTCGATGCGCCGTTTTCGCCCCAACCTGGTGGTCAGCGGCGGTGCCGCCTTTGCCGAGGATGGCTGGCGGCGCCTCCGCATCGGCACCATCACCTTCAGGGTGGCCAAGCCCTGCGCGCGCTGCGCGATTCCGGGCATCGACCCCGACAGCGGCCAGACCACGGCCGAACCACTGCGCACACTGGCACGGTTTCGCCGCCGCGATGGGGTGATCTACTTCGGTCAGAACCTGCTGCATGACGGACCGGGCACCCTGACAGTGGGCGACCCGGTCGAACTGCTGGAGTAG
- a CDS encoding universal stress protein, translating into MADYKKILVSIDLTAEADQVVEQASSIAARYQAELSLIHVIEPLTFAYGGDIPMDVSTIQEEIETQAKARLRGLGSQWNIPAERQYLIYGRPAAEVHRLVTEQQADLIVIGSHGRHGIGLVLGSTATAVLHGAKCDVLAVRVRSATK; encoded by the coding sequence ATGGCCGACTATAAGAAAATTCTGGTGTCGATCGATCTCACCGCCGAGGCCGATCAGGTCGTCGAACAGGCCAGTTCGATCGCAGCGCGCTATCAGGCTGAGCTCAGCCTGATCCATGTCATCGAACCTCTCACCTTCGCCTATGGTGGCGACATTCCGATGGATGTCAGCACCATCCAGGAGGAGATCGAGACCCAGGCCAAGGCGCGGCTGCGCGGGCTGGGCAGCCAGTGGAACATTCCGGCCGAGCGCCAGTATCTGATCTATGGACGGCCGGCGGCGGAAGTCCATCGGCTGGTCACTGAACAGCAGGCCGATCTGATCGTCATCGGCAGCCATGGTCGCCATGGCATCGGCCTGGTGCTGGGTTCCACGGCCACCGCCGTGCTGCATGGCGCCAAGTGCGACGTGCTGGCGGTGCGGGTGCGCTCGGCGACCAAATAG
- the clpS gene encoding ATP-dependent Clp protease adapter ClpS, producing the protein MPDRSHGASHPGSVAGGKHATFPRSTLLQQRNFHLTFSGNAGGSSPAGGQQGDTAIESAKPKLKPPSRYQVVMLNDDFTPMEFVVDVLQMFFGMPLEKASQIMLIVHTRGRAVCGVYSRDIAETKAFQVTQYAREHQHPLLCEIERVDE; encoded by the coding sequence ATGCCAGATCGATCGCATGGGGCAAGCCATCCAGGCAGCGTCGCCGGTGGGAAGCACGCCACATTTCCTCGCTCCACCCTCCTCCAGCAGCGGAATTTTCATCTAACCTTTAGTGGAAATGCAGGGGGAAGCAGCCCGGCCGGTGGCCAGCAGGGCGACACGGCCATCGAATCCGCCAAGCCCAAGCTCAAGCCGCCCTCCCGGTATCAGGTGGTGATGCTGAACGATGATTTCACGCCGATGGAGTTCGTGGTCGATGTGTTGCAGATGTTCTTTGGCATGCCGCTCGAGAAGGCTTCCCAGATCATGCTGATCGTGCACACCCGCGGTCGGGCGGTGTGCGGTGTCTACAGCCGCGACATCGCCGAAACCAAGGCGTTTCAGGTCACCCAGTATGCCCGTGAGCATCAACATCCCTTGCTGTGCGAAATTGAACGTGTCGATGAGTAA
- the clpA gene encoding ATP-dependent Clp protease ATP-binding subunit ClpA: protein MLSKDLEVSLNLAFQGARNKRHEFMTVEHLLLALLDNDIAIDVLKACGIDLERLRSDLEEFVESTTPLLPEGDKERDTQPTLSFQRVLQRAIFHVQSSGKREVTGANVLVAIFSEQESHAIFLLKQQQVARIDVVNYVAHGIAKVSRHQEQLDPGPAAGDEERSGSEGSGQHPLEAFATNLNQQAMQGRIDPLVGREHELQRVVQILARRRKNNPLLVGEAGVGKTAIAEGLAKRIVEGDVPEVIANSVVYSLDLGSLLAGTKYRGDFEKRFKALLAELKKQENAILFVDEIHTIIGAGAASGGVMDASNLLKPILTSGELRCIGSTTFQEYRGIFDKDRALSRRFQKIDVLEPSVDETVQILKGLKSRFEAHHGLRYTAGALQAAAELSARYITDRLLPDKAIDVIDEAGAAQRLKPPSRRKKVIGTTEVEEVVASIARIPPKSVSASDKEVLRNLEGNLKKLVFGQDQAIEALATAIKLSRAGLKSVDKPIGAFLLSGPTGVGKTEVSRQLANILGVQLLRFDMSEYMERHTVSRLIGAPPGYVGFDQGGLLTEAITKNPHCVLLLDEIEKAHPEVFNILLQVMDHGTLTDNNGRRADFRNVILLMTTNAGASEMSRTSIGFTKQDHSSDGMEAIRRMFSPEFRNRLDAIIPFAPLSPQVIVSVVDKFLVELQAQLDDKKVFIEVDEAARAWLAEHGYDEKMGARPMHRLIQEQIKKPLAEEVLFGTLAANGGEVKVSVDADGQLALTFNPN, encoded by the coding sequence ATGTTAAGTAAAGATCTCGAAGTCTCGCTGAATCTGGCCTTTCAGGGTGCCAGAAACAAGCGACACGAGTTCATGACCGTCGAGCATCTGCTGCTGGCACTGCTCGACAACGACATTGCGATCGATGTGCTGAAGGCCTGCGGCATCGATCTGGAGCGGCTGCGCAGCGATCTCGAAGAGTTCGTCGAGAGCACCACGCCACTGCTGCCCGAAGGCGACAAGGAGCGCGACACCCAGCCCACGCTCAGCTTTCAGCGGGTGCTGCAGCGGGCGATCTTCCATGTGCAATCCTCCGGCAAGCGCGAAGTGACCGGCGCCAATGTGCTGGTGGCGATCTTCAGCGAACAGGAGAGCCACGCGATCTTTCTGCTGAAACAGCAGCAGGTGGCGCGGATCGACGTGGTCAACTACGTGGCCCATGGCATCGCCAAGGTGTCGCGCCATCAGGAGCAGCTCGACCCCGGTCCGGCTGCCGGTGACGAGGAGCGCAGCGGCAGTGAGGGCAGCGGCCAGCATCCGCTGGAGGCCTTTGCCACCAACCTCAACCAGCAGGCGATGCAGGGTCGCATCGATCCACTGGTCGGCCGTGAACATGAGCTGCAACGGGTGGTGCAGATTCTGGCCCGGCGGCGCAAGAACAACCCGCTGCTGGTCGGTGAGGCCGGTGTCGGCAAGACCGCGATTGCCGAGGGACTGGCCAAGCGCATCGTCGAGGGCGACGTGCCCGAGGTGATCGCCAACAGCGTGGTCTACTCGCTTGATCTGGGCTCGCTGCTGGCCGGCACCAAGTACCGCGGCGATTTCGAAAAGCGGTTCAAGGCGCTGCTGGCCGAACTGAAGAAGCAGGAGAACGCCATCCTGTTCGTCGATGAGATCCACACCATCATCGGCGCCGGCGCGGCCTCGGGCGGCGTGATGGACGCATCGAACCTGCTCAAGCCGATCCTGACCTCCGGCGAGCTGCGCTGCATCGGCTCCACCACCTTCCAGGAGTACCGTGGCATCTTCGACAAGGACCGCGCACTGTCACGGCGCTTCCAGAAGATCGACGTGCTCGAACCAAGCGTCGACGAGACGGTGCAGATCCTCAAGGGGCTGAAGTCCCGCTTCGAGGCCCACCACGGGCTGCGCTACACCGCTGGCGCCCTGCAGGCGGCTGCCGAGCTGTCGGCGCGCTACATCACCGACCGCCTGCTGCCCGACAAGGCGATCGACGTGATCGACGAGGCCGGCGCCGCGCAGCGGCTCAAGCCGCCCAGCCGTCGCAAGAAGGTGATCGGCACCACCGAGGTCGAGGAGGTGGTCGCCTCGATCGCCCGCATCCCGCCCAAGAGCGTCTCGGCCTCCGACAAGGAGGTGCTGCGCAACCTCGAGGGTAACCTCAAGAAGCTGGTGTTCGGCCAGGATCAGGCGATCGAGGCGCTGGCCACCGCGATCAAGCTCTCCCGTGCCGGCCTGAAGTCGGTCGACAAGCCGATCGGCGCCTTCCTGCTCTCGGGTCCGACCGGCGTCGGCAAGACCGAGGTGAGTCGGCAACTGGCCAACATCCTCGGCGTGCAGTTGCTGCGCTTCGACATGTCCGAATACATGGAGCGCCACACCGTCTCGCGGCTGATCGGTGCACCGCCGGGCTATGTCGGCTTCGATCAGGGTGGCCTGCTCACCGAAGCGATCACCAAGAACCCGCACTGCGTGCTGCTGCTCGACGAGATCGAAAAGGCCCATCCGGAGGTGTTCAACATCCTGTTGCAGGTGATGGACCATGGCACCCTGACCGACAACAACGGCCGGCGTGCCGACTTCCGCAACGTCATCCTGCTGATGACCACCAACGCCGGTGCCAGCGAGATGAGCCGCACCTCGATCGGTTTCACCAAACAGGACCACAGCAGCGATGGCATGGAGGCGATCCGCCGCATGTTCTCACCGGAGTTCCGCAACCGCCTCGACGCGATCATCCCGTTCGCCCCGTTGAGCCCGCAGGTGATCGTCTCGGTGGTCGACAAGTTCCTGGTCGAGTTGCAGGCGCAGCTCGACGACAAGAAGGTCTTCATCGAAGTCGACGAGGCGGCACGCGCCTGGCTCGCCGAACATGGCTATGACGAGAAGATGGGCGCACGGCCGATGCACCGGCTGATCCAGGAGCAGATCAAGAAGCCGCTGGCCGAAGAGGTGCTGTTCGGTACGCTGGCCGCCAATGGCGGCGAGGTGAAGGTCAGCGTCGACGCGGATGGTCAGCTCGCACTGACCTTCAACCCCAACTGA
- the infA gene encoding translation initiation factor IF-1 — protein MARQESIEMEGEVIDTLPNTMFRVRLENGHVVTAHISGKIRKNYIRILTGDKVRVELTPYDLTKGRIIFRDR, from the coding sequence GTGGCGAGACAAGAATCGATCGAGATGGAAGGGGAGGTCATCGACACCCTGCCGAACACCATGTTCCGGGTCAGGCTCGAAAATGGCCATGTGGTGACGGCGCATATTTCCGGCAAGATCCGCAAGAATTACATCCGCATTCTCACCGGCGACAAGGTCCGCGTCGAGCTCACCCCCTACGATCTGACCAAGGGTCGCATCATCTTCCGCGACCGTTGA
- a CDS encoding type II toxin-antitoxin system Phd/YefM family antitoxin, producing the protein MEINAAEFKAKCLKLLDEVAATHEPLVITKRGKPVARLVPIEDDTEESMFGYLRGTVTILGDIVEVPHEPLAAETGEEDELYRPLITPGKSAR; encoded by the coding sequence ATGGAAATCAACGCCGCCGAATTCAAGGCCAAGTGCCTGAAATTGCTGGATGAAGTCGCCGCCACGCACGAACCGCTGGTTATTACCAAGCGTGGTAAGCCGGTGGCCCGGCTGGTGCCGATCGAGGATGACACCGAGGAATCGATGTTCGGCTACCTGCGCGGCACCGTCACCATTCTGGGCGACATCGTCGAGGTGCCCCACGAGCCGCTCGCAGCCGAGACCGGCGAGGAAGACGAGTTGTATCGACCGCTGATAACTCCGGGGAAATCAGCACGGTGA
- a CDS encoding type II toxin-antitoxin system VapC family toxin: protein MSDLLLDTHVWLWYAEGLADTLSTDAVTQINQARKERRLHVSVISAWEIGLLLARNRTVLSAPLQDWIEQGAALPGLRVRALTTEVAIESTLLPGDLHADPADRFLIAEARVEGLTLVTADRKIIDYGRAGHVRVLGAW from the coding sequence GTGAGCGACCTGCTACTCGATACCCACGTCTGGCTCTGGTATGCCGAAGGCCTGGCGGACACGCTGTCGACCGACGCCGTGACGCAGATAAATCAGGCGCGCAAGGAGCGGAGACTCCATGTCAGCGTGATCAGCGCCTGGGAAATCGGTCTGCTGCTGGCCAGGAACCGCACCGTGCTTTCTGCGCCGCTGCAAGACTGGATCGAACAAGGTGCTGCTTTGCCGGGGCTGCGGGTGCGGGCATTGACGACTGAAGTCGCCATCGAAAGCACCCTGCTTCCCGGCGATCTGCACGCCGACCCCGCCGACCGTTTTCTGATTGCCGAGGCGCGTGTGGAGGGGCTCACGTTGGTGACCGCCGATCGCAAGATCATCGACTATGGGCGGGCGGGGCATGTTCGCGTGCTTGGGGCTTGGTGA
- the cas3 gene encoding CRISPR-associated helicase Cas3' encodes MNEYQPENQGCEIERERLFCAHSGNTSGHWHLLRDHLSAVAKLASAYAGNSPWAEEAALAGRLHDLGKYADRFQARLEGKDSGLDHWSQGAWVTLAQCRAIAAALAIQGHHVGLQRGNLDAFRAMALDKLSDQHPFNLQLSDADADRLLQRAHADGLQLPTPTSTAISLQGGFAKAVAAMLDVRMLFSCLVDADFLDTEAHFDGDAQGKRLRPAGPALDPEVGIDALNRYMSERIRAGTRADAQVLAAREALWRATGEAVAEPPGVFTLTAPTGSGKTLAMLRFALEHAATHKLKRIVLAVPFLTVIEQTAREYRRVFAGFPENFILEHHSLAGLGEESNTRDAEGAQERQRRLLAENWDAPIVLTTNVQLLESLFSNRPSSCRKLHNLMEAVILFDEAQSLPQHLAVPTLAALSHLSAAYRSSIVFATATQPAFDILHEPVTKHAASGWQPGEIVPEHPELFGKLKRVTATWPTSGDKRSWPDLAAEIRGVDQALVVVNLKRHALALLDALGDTPDVFHLSTNLCAEHRRAVLEHVRARLKNDLSCRLISTQCVEAGVDVDFPRVYRALAPLESIAQAAGRCNREGRMNAQGRLGEVIVFEPEEEGDWRRRYPTHAYYQATEVTRTLLASLGDLDISDPAVFQTYYRRLYDLNNPASQNADLDQAITAADFVEVTRQYRLIDTDAIQVLVPWADRWEEFRALRAEAEDVGITADWMRRAQGLAVGVYRRNDGPPAWAIPAKLRRRGKVDAGVSDEWFILEGDYYHDTLGLKPPEGPQLFIA; translated from the coding sequence ATGAACGAGTATCAGCCTGAAAACCAAGGCTGCGAAATCGAGCGGGAGCGGCTCTTCTGCGCCCACAGTGGCAACACGTCGGGGCATTGGCACCTACTCCGGGATCATCTGAGCGCGGTAGCGAAATTAGCTTCCGCCTACGCCGGGAATTCCCCTTGGGCAGAAGAAGCCGCCCTCGCTGGCCGGCTGCACGATCTGGGCAAGTACGCAGATCGCTTTCAGGCACGACTGGAAGGCAAGGATTCCGGGCTCGATCACTGGTCTCAAGGCGCCTGGGTCACCCTCGCGCAATGCCGGGCCATTGCCGCCGCGCTGGCGATACAGGGCCACCATGTCGGCTTGCAAAGGGGCAATCTCGATGCCTTCCGGGCCATGGCACTGGACAAACTGTCAGATCAGCATCCCTTCAATCTGCAACTGAGTGACGCGGACGCCGATCGGCTGCTACAGCGAGCACATGCCGACGGGCTGCAACTCCCCACCCCGACGTCCACAGCCATTTCCCTGCAAGGTGGGTTTGCGAAAGCCGTCGCGGCGATGCTGGATGTGCGCATGCTGTTCTCGTGTCTGGTCGATGCCGATTTTCTGGACACCGAAGCCCATTTCGACGGTGACGCCCAGGGCAAGCGCCTTCGTCCAGCCGGGCCAGCGCTGGATCCCGAGGTGGGAATCGACGCCCTGAATCGCTACATGAGTGAACGCATCCGCGCCGGCACCCGGGCGGACGCTCAGGTGCTTGCGGCGCGCGAAGCACTTTGGCGAGCCACGGGAGAGGCAGTGGCGGAGCCTCCAGGGGTGTTCACGCTCACGGCGCCCACCGGTTCCGGCAAGACGCTCGCCATGCTGCGCTTCGCCTTGGAGCATGCGGCCACCCACAAGCTCAAGCGCATTGTGCTGGCGGTACCTTTCCTGACCGTGATCGAGCAGACCGCGCGCGAATATCGGCGGGTGTTTGCCGGATTCCCCGAGAACTTCATCCTGGAACACCACAGCCTTGCGGGTTTGGGCGAGGAATCCAATACGCGCGATGCCGAAGGGGCGCAGGAGCGTCAACGCCGCCTGCTGGCGGAAAACTGGGATGCACCCATCGTGCTCACCACCAATGTGCAGTTGCTGGAATCGCTGTTCTCCAACCGGCCATCAAGCTGCCGCAAGCTGCACAATCTGATGGAGGCGGTGATTCTGTTCGACGAGGCGCAGAGCCTGCCCCAGCACCTGGCCGTACCCACGCTGGCCGCCTTGTCGCATCTGTCGGCGGCTTACCGTTCCAGCATCGTTTTCGCCACCGCAACCCAGCCAGCCTTCGATATCCTGCACGAGCCGGTCACCAAACACGCGGCGAGCGGTTGGCAACCCGGCGAAATCGTGCCCGAGCATCCCGAACTGTTCGGGAAGCTCAAGCGCGTCACGGCGACTTGGCCAACATCGGGTGACAAGCGAAGCTGGCCCGATCTTGCTGCCGAAATTAGAGGCGTTGACCAGGCGCTCGTGGTGGTCAATCTCAAGCGCCATGCCCTGGCCCTGCTGGATGCCCTCGGCGATACGCCGGATGTGTTTCACCTGTCCACCAATCTGTGCGCCGAGCATCGGCGCGCCGTGTTGGAACATGTCAGGGCAAGATTGAAGAATGATCTTTCCTGCCGCCTCATCTCCACTCAGTGTGTGGAAGCCGGCGTCGATGTGGATTTCCCACGTGTCTACCGAGCACTGGCGCCACTGGAATCGATCGCCCAAGCCGCCGGACGCTGCAACCGGGAGGGGCGGATGAACGCCCAAGGGCGCCTTGGCGAAGTGATCGTGTTCGAGCCGGAAGAAGAAGGCGACTGGCGCCGCCGCTACCCCACCCATGCCTATTACCAGGCCACTGAGGTCACGCGCACATTGCTGGCATCGCTGGGTGACCTCGACATCAGCGACCCTGCGGTTTTTCAAACCTATTACCGCCGCCTCTACGACCTCAACAACCCGGCCAGCCAGAATGCCGACCTGGATCAGGCCATTACGGCGGCCGATTTTGTCGAAGTGACCCGTCAATACCGCCTGATAGACACCGATGCCATCCAGGTTCTGGTTCCCTGGGCCGATCGTTGGGAGGAGTTTCGAGCATTGCGCGCCGAAGCCGAGGACGTCGGTATCACGGCGGACTGGATGCGCCGCGCCCAAGGCTTGGCGGTCGGCGTCTACCGTCGCAACGACGGCCCGCCTGCCTGGGCCATCCCCGCCAAACTGCGGCGTCGCGGAAAGGTGGACGCCGGTGTTTCCGACGAATGGTTCATTCTCGAAGGCGACTACTACCACGACACCCTCGGGCTGAAACCGCCCGAAGGCCCGCAGCTATTCATCGCATAG